The proteins below come from a single Megachile rotundata isolate GNS110a unplaced genomic scaffold, iyMegRotu1 scaffold0229, whole genome shotgun sequence genomic window:
- the Ork1 gene encoding open rectifier K[+] channel 1 isoform X2 has product MSKKQWMVLLMLFLTYLLLGASIFYHIESRLEIERMERAKQERIEINALLHEHYVPNRRHNYDEILGKLTQYCGKSVYNYTEGETDPLKWDFYNSFYFAYTVVSTIGYGNLAPTNMLCRILMIFYGLIGIPMNGILLTQLGEFFGRVFVKAHEKYKSYKHGRNDYFPKKLTTFKTRKVGLAAQIFVHLMPGFVMFIFFPAFLFSHYEGWSYDEAVYYAFVTLTTIGFGDYVAGQDNSKGNGIFFILYKAFLICWISFGLGYTVMIMTFIARGMRSKKITRIEHKLAINLKHTQSKIWNELNKEMNYLRRVFNELQLSKVKRVYVDECEYEVPLSKFPRSNSFPDLRNLLYGEKEDDGICYKPRRRANSEVVPTEDQITRVVSETDLQRIDKTATFATHAMIQPAELLARLVNILGYIPPATEDTTDTYEKELPTEKEPMNAFNSTGHGAWTIGHEKIPRFFKPRSRTASEIRLRETRYLSDRNVERTWSGPTAARKMQQLIKEQTTNESSNKDRGFIEGKLSKFRSFALAKSVPKALIPSGSYKNWFSSSFEKKHSESGLTSGNVDKRRDSRSSVVSNSTRHYYTHTGAANTVQTENSNLLEETSVADFLRALTILHASVANTDSWTGTVNATAIDITDDDRTRRNQPRRKMGTASLTPPKLPSLFTLFSPIQSSSTRHDQESSVNDNITNSRRSSSAFIAPTVTKSRRFSLRPVTTPISPPTPPNNGSPSLSRPQRTANENGATFSFESSKKPLIPMEQAPGLSSPMKSSLASRRFSLRPTTTNHGISTGNAVVGSATNTKVLPRWKAGMLQRQIGQMNLRRARAFSLSDVQPDDPRGKIESSASSFNMYKRNIRDATRKNISSHETSNTGENVSRFAEIPNQLSSSISRPDKQNSFLRETNRLDDKKFRIIDPYPRPTSFKILDDKIDRFNEPTSFSSSSSQHDDSISVVESGRKQVENTMSLFGRVPDATEATLVELKVQNPDSTDSGQRSFSKSTANDDSMDNSTDLTGLTIEKHRTNSRATDS; this is encoded by the exons ATGTCGAAGAAGCAATGGATGGTTCTGTTGATGCTCTTTCTCACTTATTTGTTATTAGGTGCATCCATTTTTTACCATATCGAGAGCCGTCTAGAGATCGAACGGATGGAAAGAGCGAAGCAAGAACGCATCGAGATTAATG CTTTGCTGCATGAACATTATGTGCCGAACCGTAGGCACAATTACGACGAAATTCTCGGAAAATTGACACAATATTGCGGCAAATCGGTTTACAACTACACCGAAGGTGAAACCGATCCTCTTAAATGGGATTTTTACAATAGCTTTTATTTCGCTTACACCGTTGTCAGCACAATTG GTTATGGAAACTTGGCTCCGACGAACATGCTTTGCCGTATTCTGATGATATTTTACGGTCTAATTGGCATACCTATGAATGGAATTTTATTAACGCAATTGGGAGAATTTTTTGGCCGCGTATTCGTGAAGGCGCACGAAAAATACAAATCTTACAAACATGGACGCAACGattattttcccaaaaaatTGACAACCTTTAAAACGCGTAAAGTGGGATTAGCTGCTCAAATATTCGTACATTTGATGCCTGGATTCGTTATGTTCATCTTTTTCCCGGCATTTCTATTCTCTCATTACGAAGGTTGGAGTTACGACGAAGCAGTCTATTACGCTTTCGTCACGCTGACAACCATCGGTTTCGGAGATTACGTAGCAG GACAGGATAACAGCAAAGGAAacggaattttttttattctctaTAAAGCCTTCTTGATCTGTTGGATCTCTTTCGGATTAGGATACACCGTTATGATCATGACATTTATCGCGCGAGGGATGCGTAGTAAAAAAATCACTAGGATCGAACATAAATTGGCAATAAACTTGAAGCATACGCAAAGCAAAATTTGGAACGAATTAAACAAGGAAATGAATTATTTGCGTCGCGTGTTTAACGAACTTCAATTGTCGAAAGTGAAG AGAGTGTACGTCGACGAATGCGAATACGAAGTTCCGTTGTCAAAATTTCCACGAAGCAACAGTTTCCCGGATCTTCGAAATTTGTTGTACGGCGAAAAAGAGGACGACGGAATCTGTTACAAACCACGACGACGCGCCAACAGCGAAGTAGTACCGACG GAAGATCAAATAACTCGCGTCGTTTCTGAAACGGATCTTCAAAGGATCGACAAAACGGCAACGTTCGCGACTCACGCGATGATCCAACCAGCCGAATTGCTCGCGAGATTGGTGAACATCCTCGGTTACATACCACCTGCCACGGAAGATACAACCGATACTTACGAGAAAGAATTGCCGACGGAAAAGGAGCCGATGAACGCGTTCAACTCTACCGGTCACGGTGCATGGACGATCGGACACGAGAAAATTCCTCGATTTTTCAAGCCTCGTTCGAGAACAGCCAGCGAAATTAGACTCCGCGAGACGAGGTATCTCTCGGATCGAAACGTCGAAAGGACTTGGTCGGGACCAACGGCAGCCAGAAAAATGCAACAATTGATTAAAGAGCAAACGACCAACGAATCGTCCAACAAAGATCGCGGCTTTATAGAAGGCAAGCTCTCGAAATTTCGTAGCTTCGCGTTAGCGAAATCCGTCCCGAAAGCGCTCATCCCGTCCGGTTCTTATAAGAATTGGTTTTCTTCGAGTTTCGAGAAAAAACATTCGGAATCGGGATTAACGAGCGGAAACGTCGATAAACGGCGAGACTCGAGGAGTTCGGTCGTTTCCAATTCTACCAGACACTATTACACTCATACCGGTGCCGCTAATACCGTTCAAACGGAAAATAGTAATTTGCTCGAAGAAACCAGCGTAGCAGATTTTCTAAGAGCCCTGACTATTCTTCACGCGAGCGTCGCCAATACCGATAGTTGGACCGGCACCGTAAACGCCACCGCTATCGATATCACCGACGACGATCGTACTCGCCGAAATCAACCTCGTCGGAAAATGGGTACCGCTTCTTTGACGCCTCCGAAACTTCCGAGTCTTTTCACGTTATTTTCGCCTATTCAATCATCGAGTACGCGTCACGATCAAGAATCAAGCGTAAACGATAATATAACGAACTCGAGAAGAAGCAGTTCCGCGTTCATCGCGCCCACGGTAACCAAATCGAGAAGATTTTCTTTGCGACCTGTCACGACACCCATCAGTCCGCCGACACCTCCGAATAACGGTTCGCCATCCTTATCG AGGCCGCAACGAACAGCGAACGAAAACGGAGCAACGTTTTCCTTCGAATCGTCCAAGAAACCTCTTATTCCGATGGAACAAGCGCCAGGTCTGTCATCGCCGATGAAATCATCCTTGGCCAGTCGTCGTTTCTCCTTGCGACCAACTACTACGAATCATGGAATCTCAACGGGGAACGCTGTCGTCGGTAGTGCAACCAACACCAAAGTTTTACCTCGTTGGAAGGCTGGAATGTTGCAACGACAAATCGGACAAATGAATCTTCGACGTGCCAGAGCTTTCAGTCTTAGCGATGTTCAGCCGGACGATCCTAGGGGAAAAATCGAATCTTCCGCTTCGTCTTTCAATatgtataaaagaaatattcgCGACGCGACCCGAAAGAATATCTCTTCCCACGAAACATCGAACACTGGAGAAAACGTTTCGAGATTCGCCGAAATCCCGAATCAACTTTCGTCTTCGATAAGTCGTCCGGATaaacaaaattcatttttacgAGAAACAAATCGACTCGACGATAAGAAATTTCGAATTATCGATCCGTATCCGCGACCGACCTCGTTCAAAATTTTAGACGATAAGATCGATCGTTTCAACGAACCTACatctttttcttcctcttcgtcGCAGCACGATGATAGTATTTCTGTCGTGGAATCCGGTCGAAAGCAGGTCGAAAATACTATGTCGTTGTTTGGACGTGTTCCCGACGCAACGGAAGCAACGCTGGTAGAATTAAAAGTTCAGAATCCCGATTCTACCGATAGCGGTCAGCGTTCCTTTTCCAAAAGCACGGCTAACGATGATTCCATGGACAATTCGACCGATCTTACCGGACTCACGATCGAAAAACATCGAACGAATTCGCGCGCGACCGATTCCTGA
- the Ork1 gene encoding open rectifier K[+] channel 1 isoform X1 yields the protein MSKKQWMVLLMLFLTYLLLGASIFYHIESRLEIERMERAKQERIEINALLHEHYVPNRRHNYDEILGKLTQYCGKSVYNYTEGETDPLKWDFYNSFYFAYTVVSTIGYGNLAPTNMLCRILMIFYGLIGIPMNGILLTQLGEFFGRVFVKAHEKYKSYKHGRNDYFPKKLTTFKTRKVGLAAQIFVHLMPGFVMFIFFPAFLFSHYEGWSYDEAVYYAFVTLTTIGFGDYVAGQDNSKGNGIFFILYKAFLICWISFGLGYTVMIMTFIARGMRSKKITRIEHKLAINLKHTQSKIWNELNKEMNYLRRVFNELQLSKVKRVYVDECEYEVPLSKFPRSNSFPDLRNLLYGEKEDDGICYKPRRRANSEVVPTVRRENSFELVHDSTSTLTKKRSFTLQEDQITRVVSETDLQRIDKTATFATHAMIQPAELLARLVNILGYIPPATEDTTDTYEKELPTEKEPMNAFNSTGHGAWTIGHEKIPRFFKPRSRTASEIRLRETRYLSDRNVERTWSGPTAARKMQQLIKEQTTNESSNKDRGFIEGKLSKFRSFALAKSVPKALIPSGSYKNWFSSSFEKKHSESGLTSGNVDKRRDSRSSVVSNSTRHYYTHTGAANTVQTENSNLLEETSVADFLRALTILHASVANTDSWTGTVNATAIDITDDDRTRRNQPRRKMGTASLTPPKLPSLFTLFSPIQSSSTRHDQESSVNDNITNSRRSSSAFIAPTVTKSRRFSLRPVTTPISPPTPPNNGSPSLSRPQRTANENGATFSFESSKKPLIPMEQAPGLSSPMKSSLASRRFSLRPTTTNHGISTGNAVVGSATNTKVLPRWKAGMLQRQIGQMNLRRARAFSLSDVQPDDPRGKIESSASSFNMYKRNIRDATRKNISSHETSNTGENVSRFAEIPNQLSSSISRPDKQNSFLRETNRLDDKKFRIIDPYPRPTSFKILDDKIDRFNEPTSFSSSSSQHDDSISVVESGRKQVENTMSLFGRVPDATEATLVELKVQNPDSTDSGQRSFSKSTANDDSMDNSTDLTGLTIEKHRTNSRATDS from the exons ATGTCGAAGAAGCAATGGATGGTTCTGTTGATGCTCTTTCTCACTTATTTGTTATTAGGTGCATCCATTTTTTACCATATCGAGAGCCGTCTAGAGATCGAACGGATGGAAAGAGCGAAGCAAGAACGCATCGAGATTAATG CTTTGCTGCATGAACATTATGTGCCGAACCGTAGGCACAATTACGACGAAATTCTCGGAAAATTGACACAATATTGCGGCAAATCGGTTTACAACTACACCGAAGGTGAAACCGATCCTCTTAAATGGGATTTTTACAATAGCTTTTATTTCGCTTACACCGTTGTCAGCACAATTG GTTATGGAAACTTGGCTCCGACGAACATGCTTTGCCGTATTCTGATGATATTTTACGGTCTAATTGGCATACCTATGAATGGAATTTTATTAACGCAATTGGGAGAATTTTTTGGCCGCGTATTCGTGAAGGCGCACGAAAAATACAAATCTTACAAACATGGACGCAACGattattttcccaaaaaatTGACAACCTTTAAAACGCGTAAAGTGGGATTAGCTGCTCAAATATTCGTACATTTGATGCCTGGATTCGTTATGTTCATCTTTTTCCCGGCATTTCTATTCTCTCATTACGAAGGTTGGAGTTACGACGAAGCAGTCTATTACGCTTTCGTCACGCTGACAACCATCGGTTTCGGAGATTACGTAGCAG GACAGGATAACAGCAAAGGAAacggaattttttttattctctaTAAAGCCTTCTTGATCTGTTGGATCTCTTTCGGATTAGGATACACCGTTATGATCATGACATTTATCGCGCGAGGGATGCGTAGTAAAAAAATCACTAGGATCGAACATAAATTGGCAATAAACTTGAAGCATACGCAAAGCAAAATTTGGAACGAATTAAACAAGGAAATGAATTATTTGCGTCGCGTGTTTAACGAACTTCAATTGTCGAAAGTGAAG AGAGTGTACGTCGACGAATGCGAATACGAAGTTCCGTTGTCAAAATTTCCACGAAGCAACAGTTTCCCGGATCTTCGAAATTTGTTGTACGGCGAAAAAGAGGACGACGGAATCTGTTACAAACCACGACGACGCGCCAACAGCGAAGTAGTACCGACGGTAAGGAGGGAGAATTCTTTCGAACTAGTTCACGATTCGACGTCTACGTTAACAAAGAAACGCTCGTTTACGTTACAGGAAGATCAAATAACTCGCGTCGTTTCTGAAACGGATCTTCAAAGGATCGACAAAACGGCAACGTTCGCGACTCACGCGATGATCCAACCAGCCGAATTGCTCGCGAGATTGGTGAACATCCTCGGTTACATACCACCTGCCACGGAAGATACAACCGATACTTACGAGAAAGAATTGCCGACGGAAAAGGAGCCGATGAACGCGTTCAACTCTACCGGTCACGGTGCATGGACGATCGGACACGAGAAAATTCCTCGATTTTTCAAGCCTCGTTCGAGAACAGCCAGCGAAATTAGACTCCGCGAGACGAGGTATCTCTCGGATCGAAACGTCGAAAGGACTTGGTCGGGACCAACGGCAGCCAGAAAAATGCAACAATTGATTAAAGAGCAAACGACCAACGAATCGTCCAACAAAGATCGCGGCTTTATAGAAGGCAAGCTCTCGAAATTTCGTAGCTTCGCGTTAGCGAAATCCGTCCCGAAAGCGCTCATCCCGTCCGGTTCTTATAAGAATTGGTTTTCTTCGAGTTTCGAGAAAAAACATTCGGAATCGGGATTAACGAGCGGAAACGTCGATAAACGGCGAGACTCGAGGAGTTCGGTCGTTTCCAATTCTACCAGACACTATTACACTCATACCGGTGCCGCTAATACCGTTCAAACGGAAAATAGTAATTTGCTCGAAGAAACCAGCGTAGCAGATTTTCTAAGAGCCCTGACTATTCTTCACGCGAGCGTCGCCAATACCGATAGTTGGACCGGCACCGTAAACGCCACCGCTATCGATATCACCGACGACGATCGTACTCGCCGAAATCAACCTCGTCGGAAAATGGGTACCGCTTCTTTGACGCCTCCGAAACTTCCGAGTCTTTTCACGTTATTTTCGCCTATTCAATCATCGAGTACGCGTCACGATCAAGAATCAAGCGTAAACGATAATATAACGAACTCGAGAAGAAGCAGTTCCGCGTTCATCGCGCCCACGGTAACCAAATCGAGAAGATTTTCTTTGCGACCTGTCACGACACCCATCAGTCCGCCGACACCTCCGAATAACGGTTCGCCATCCTTATCG AGGCCGCAACGAACAGCGAACGAAAACGGAGCAACGTTTTCCTTCGAATCGTCCAAGAAACCTCTTATTCCGATGGAACAAGCGCCAGGTCTGTCATCGCCGATGAAATCATCCTTGGCCAGTCGTCGTTTCTCCTTGCGACCAACTACTACGAATCATGGAATCTCAACGGGGAACGCTGTCGTCGGTAGTGCAACCAACACCAAAGTTTTACCTCGTTGGAAGGCTGGAATGTTGCAACGACAAATCGGACAAATGAATCTTCGACGTGCCAGAGCTTTCAGTCTTAGCGATGTTCAGCCGGACGATCCTAGGGGAAAAATCGAATCTTCCGCTTCGTCTTTCAATatgtataaaagaaatattcgCGACGCGACCCGAAAGAATATCTCTTCCCACGAAACATCGAACACTGGAGAAAACGTTTCGAGATTCGCCGAAATCCCGAATCAACTTTCGTCTTCGATAAGTCGTCCGGATaaacaaaattcatttttacgAGAAACAAATCGACTCGACGATAAGAAATTTCGAATTATCGATCCGTATCCGCGACCGACCTCGTTCAAAATTTTAGACGATAAGATCGATCGTTTCAACGAACCTACatctttttcttcctcttcgtcGCAGCACGATGATAGTATTTCTGTCGTGGAATCCGGTCGAAAGCAGGTCGAAAATACTATGTCGTTGTTTGGACGTGTTCCCGACGCAACGGAAGCAACGCTGGTAGAATTAAAAGTTCAGAATCCCGATTCTACCGATAGCGGTCAGCGTTCCTTTTCCAAAAGCACGGCTAACGATGATTCCATGGACAATTCGACCGATCTTACCGGACTCACGATCGAAAAACATCGAACGAATTCGCGCGCGACCGATTCCTGA
- the Ork1 gene encoding open rectifier K[+] channel 1 isoform X3, translating into MLCRILMIFYGLIGIPMNGILLTQLGEFFGRVFVKAHEKYKSYKHGRNDYFPKKLTTFKTRKVGLAAQIFVHLMPGFVMFIFFPAFLFSHYEGWSYDEAVYYAFVTLTTIGFGDYVAGQDNSKGNGIFFILYKAFLICWISFGLGYTVMIMTFIARGMRSKKITRIEHKLAINLKHTQSKIWNELNKEMNYLRRVFNELQLSKVKRVYVDECEYEVPLSKFPRSNSFPDLRNLLYGEKEDDGICYKPRRRANSEVVPTVRRENSFELVHDSTSTLTKKRSFTLQEDQITRVVSETDLQRIDKTATFATHAMIQPAELLARLVNILGYIPPATEDTTDTYEKELPTEKEPMNAFNSTGHGAWTIGHEKIPRFFKPRSRTASEIRLRETRYLSDRNVERTWSGPTAARKMQQLIKEQTTNESSNKDRGFIEGKLSKFRSFALAKSVPKALIPSGSYKNWFSSSFEKKHSESGLTSGNVDKRRDSRSSVVSNSTRHYYTHTGAANTVQTENSNLLEETSVADFLRALTILHASVANTDSWTGTVNATAIDITDDDRTRRNQPRRKMGTASLTPPKLPSLFTLFSPIQSSSTRHDQESSVNDNITNSRRSSSAFIAPTVTKSRRFSLRPVTTPISPPTPPNNGSPSLSRPQRTANENGATFSFESSKKPLIPMEQAPGLSSPMKSSLASRRFSLRPTTTNHGISTGNAVVGSATNTKVLPRWKAGMLQRQIGQMNLRRARAFSLSDVQPDDPRGKIESSASSFNMYKRNIRDATRKNISSHETSNTGENVSRFAEIPNQLSSSISRPDKQNSFLRETNRLDDKKFRIIDPYPRPTSFKILDDKIDRFNEPTSFSSSSSQHDDSISVVESGRKQVENTMSLFGRVPDATEATLVELKVQNPDSTDSGQRSFSKSTANDDSMDNSTDLTGLTIEKHRTNSRATDS; encoded by the exons ATGCTTTGCCGTATTCTGATGATATTTTACGGTCTAATTGGCATACCTATGAATGGAATTTTATTAACGCAATTGGGAGAATTTTTTGGCCGCGTATTCGTGAAGGCGCACGAAAAATACAAATCTTACAAACATGGACGCAACGattattttcccaaaaaatTGACAACCTTTAAAACGCGTAAAGTGGGATTAGCTGCTCAAATATTCGTACATTTGATGCCTGGATTCGTTATGTTCATCTTTTTCCCGGCATTTCTATTCTCTCATTACGAAGGTTGGAGTTACGACGAAGCAGTCTATTACGCTTTCGTCACGCTGACAACCATCGGTTTCGGAGATTACGTAGCAG GACAGGATAACAGCAAAGGAAacggaattttttttattctctaTAAAGCCTTCTTGATCTGTTGGATCTCTTTCGGATTAGGATACACCGTTATGATCATGACATTTATCGCGCGAGGGATGCGTAGTAAAAAAATCACTAGGATCGAACATAAATTGGCAATAAACTTGAAGCATACGCAAAGCAAAATTTGGAACGAATTAAACAAGGAAATGAATTATTTGCGTCGCGTGTTTAACGAACTTCAATTGTCGAAAGTGAAG AGAGTGTACGTCGACGAATGCGAATACGAAGTTCCGTTGTCAAAATTTCCACGAAGCAACAGTTTCCCGGATCTTCGAAATTTGTTGTACGGCGAAAAAGAGGACGACGGAATCTGTTACAAACCACGACGACGCGCCAACAGCGAAGTAGTACCGACGGTAAGGAGGGAGAATTCTTTCGAACTAGTTCACGATTCGACGTCTACGTTAACAAAGAAACGCTCGTTTACGTTACAGGAAGATCAAATAACTCGCGTCGTTTCTGAAACGGATCTTCAAAGGATCGACAAAACGGCAACGTTCGCGACTCACGCGATGATCCAACCAGCCGAATTGCTCGCGAGATTGGTGAACATCCTCGGTTACATACCACCTGCCACGGAAGATACAACCGATACTTACGAGAAAGAATTGCCGACGGAAAAGGAGCCGATGAACGCGTTCAACTCTACCGGTCACGGTGCATGGACGATCGGACACGAGAAAATTCCTCGATTTTTCAAGCCTCGTTCGAGAACAGCCAGCGAAATTAGACTCCGCGAGACGAGGTATCTCTCGGATCGAAACGTCGAAAGGACTTGGTCGGGACCAACGGCAGCCAGAAAAATGCAACAATTGATTAAAGAGCAAACGACCAACGAATCGTCCAACAAAGATCGCGGCTTTATAGAAGGCAAGCTCTCGAAATTTCGTAGCTTCGCGTTAGCGAAATCCGTCCCGAAAGCGCTCATCCCGTCCGGTTCTTATAAGAATTGGTTTTCTTCGAGTTTCGAGAAAAAACATTCGGAATCGGGATTAACGAGCGGAAACGTCGATAAACGGCGAGACTCGAGGAGTTCGGTCGTTTCCAATTCTACCAGACACTATTACACTCATACCGGTGCCGCTAATACCGTTCAAACGGAAAATAGTAATTTGCTCGAAGAAACCAGCGTAGCAGATTTTCTAAGAGCCCTGACTATTCTTCACGCGAGCGTCGCCAATACCGATAGTTGGACCGGCACCGTAAACGCCACCGCTATCGATATCACCGACGACGATCGTACTCGCCGAAATCAACCTCGTCGGAAAATGGGTACCGCTTCTTTGACGCCTCCGAAACTTCCGAGTCTTTTCACGTTATTTTCGCCTATTCAATCATCGAGTACGCGTCACGATCAAGAATCAAGCGTAAACGATAATATAACGAACTCGAGAAGAAGCAGTTCCGCGTTCATCGCGCCCACGGTAACCAAATCGAGAAGATTTTCTTTGCGACCTGTCACGACACCCATCAGTCCGCCGACACCTCCGAATAACGGTTCGCCATCCTTATCG AGGCCGCAACGAACAGCGAACGAAAACGGAGCAACGTTTTCCTTCGAATCGTCCAAGAAACCTCTTATTCCGATGGAACAAGCGCCAGGTCTGTCATCGCCGATGAAATCATCCTTGGCCAGTCGTCGTTTCTCCTTGCGACCAACTACTACGAATCATGGAATCTCAACGGGGAACGCTGTCGTCGGTAGTGCAACCAACACCAAAGTTTTACCTCGTTGGAAGGCTGGAATGTTGCAACGACAAATCGGACAAATGAATCTTCGACGTGCCAGAGCTTTCAGTCTTAGCGATGTTCAGCCGGACGATCCTAGGGGAAAAATCGAATCTTCCGCTTCGTCTTTCAATatgtataaaagaaatattcgCGACGCGACCCGAAAGAATATCTCTTCCCACGAAACATCGAACACTGGAGAAAACGTTTCGAGATTCGCCGAAATCCCGAATCAACTTTCGTCTTCGATAAGTCGTCCGGATaaacaaaattcatttttacgAGAAACAAATCGACTCGACGATAAGAAATTTCGAATTATCGATCCGTATCCGCGACCGACCTCGTTCAAAATTTTAGACGATAAGATCGATCGTTTCAACGAACCTACatctttttcttcctcttcgtcGCAGCACGATGATAGTATTTCTGTCGTGGAATCCGGTCGAAAGCAGGTCGAAAATACTATGTCGTTGTTTGGACGTGTTCCCGACGCAACGGAAGCAACGCTGGTAGAATTAAAAGTTCAGAATCCCGATTCTACCGATAGCGGTCAGCGTTCCTTTTCCAAAAGCACGGCTAACGATGATTCCATGGACAATTCGACCGATCTTACCGGACTCACGATCGAAAAACATCGAACGAATTCGCGCGCGACCGATTCCTGA